acgttcgcacgtataaacgttcgaacgtttacattatacgtccgaactataatcaactaaCGTTAgcttttctcgttcggatgtcagctcctcttttttacgttcgaacgtataattataagttcgaacgttatattctgtgacgGATTCTAACCATCACAGAAaatcatacgttcgaacgttatttcaaacggcacatctccaaccgtcactaaaattatttttagtgacgcttgtacagtaaactgtcaccaaatgtaatccgtgacgcacattacgtgacagttgttgtgacggtcagaaaccgtcaccaaatatatttcgtgacgttttttgcatttcttgtgacagtttcatctgtcactaaaacctatttttgttgtagtgatgcaTGATGCGGCTAATTTTCAAACTAACCATTAGAAGATAAGGTTCACAACTTCCACTAGCTCAAAACAACACTTGATCAAAGACACTATCAGTGGATGATCACATGCATTTCTGCTACTCACATTGATCATTAATCGACCCAAAATCATAGTCAGCATCATAGCAAACATCTGAATACATTGGCTCTTGGGGGCACCTCGCAGTAGTTGGAGCCATAATTCCGGGGTCTGTTTCAGGCATGAATATGTCCTGGAATGAAAAATATGGCTGCTCCCATATACTTTGGATTATTTCAGATGCGTTGGACGAGCTAAAATTGATCTCGTCATGACCTATCAAGCATTGATTTCTAACATCTTCAACTGGAGGATCAGTACTGCTTGAAGAGGAGACATCAATATTAGTGGACATATAGATTTGTGGTGACGTCGGGATACCTTTAATGCCACCCATGTTTGGCACTTTTGGGGAATCGCTAAGTAGGAGATCTTGATTCCCAGAAGAATCATTCTTGTTAGCTTCAACTTCCTCGGACGTTTTCACCATTTCTGATATAGTTGTTGATGACGAATTTTTCTTACTGAGCTTTTTCAGGTGGGCGTGCCAGTAATTTTTGATTTCATTGTCAGTTCTTCCTGGAAGCTTTGCAGCAATTGTAGaccatctaaaataaaatgaagatagTAAGGCCGACATTATCAAGTACTGCTGCAGTTTACAAGTTCGAggtatttttatttacaatatCTTCAACATTCGGATTTAACTGAAGTACTGATCTGAAAGGTTTTGCTTTTCCATCTTCAAGAAGCGATATATGTTGTAGTTTATGCGTTTGATGTCAATTGTGAGAGTTTAAGCAATGCTAATTCGATTCAAAAGTTAAATATTGTTGTTAACTTCAAACTGATTCTAAAAGCCAGCCAGACTTCAAGTTCAATCTGCATTTAGAGTAGTTGTCAATGAAAGTCCGAAATTTAGAATCTCGTGATTATTTCCCTCTATATTGGCCCTAGCTAAACATCAAAAGCTTAAGAGTTGAACTACAGTAAATCTTAACCTCTCTCCATAACTGCCGTCCTCGTACTTCCctgttttttcaaattataatgcACTTCAGACATGTACGTAGTTCTGCATGTAGCGTCAATCATGATGAGACTTTGAATGTCAATTCTTTTGATAAGACTCGCATGACCTTAGATATGAATAAACAATATTGTACGTTTCAGCTcaaaaaacattataaaaaataaaataaagaagaaaaatagagagggaAGATATATAGCTATTTTCGCTTATAGCATGtccaatttttttaagtatccTGCATCCATCTGAACTGAAAtcccaccccaaaaaaaaaaagaaaaaaaagaaaagaactttgttgtacataaatatatataaaattaatatagcgAGGTGTTCATTTAAGAAACTGTatagtttctatatatatagaatttgaaATATACTTACCGATTTCCCAGCAGTTCATGCCACTTAAGTATAGTTTCTTGGTCTTCATGGCTGAAGCATCCCCGCTTAATGTCAGGCCTAAGGTAATTCATCCATCGGAGCCTACAACTTCTTCCGGATCGGgtcaaatctaaaataaaataaagtgttatgaaaaaaatgtaaataattaaaacaaaatcttTCTATCAAAtgatttaaacttttaaaataagtaataattttatatgatatcaaAACAAAGGTTTCGAGTTCAAATTTTGACTCTACACTTAAATTGTTTAACTAAATATTGCACATGTTGGGCCAATACTTATACGTAAAAGAAAGCTCGtttcataaataaatgagaGTTAAGATAATGAGAAATAAGCaacaaaaaatttacttattcTTATCAACTTAAATTTTTGAGACAAGTTATAATTATATGGGGTAAGAAAAAGCAAGAAAATTTGTTAATTAATCAAAgtatgtataatataatattgatcACAGGCTGAACACGTACGCATATACGTACACCCAAAACAAGTATTGCATGCATGCAGACACCCCGAATgataaagctaatagaaatatatataacgTTTAAGATCATCTGCTAATTTCCTACCGGCAGCTTCAGCCATCTTACTCCAATTCCAAATACCGTATCGCTTAATGTAGGCTTTCAACCTCTGGTCTTCTTCAGGACTCCATGAGGCTCTTGATCTCCCGGGCATTTTCTCACCATCCGAAGTATTCGTCATCATGATCTCTAAGTACGTAGTACTGCTCGGATATTTCAACTTGCAGAGGCCTCAAAACCATATAAATATGTACGAATATTAACTGCTTCGTAGTGTCATAGGTTTGATAAGTCAAAAACGTGTTTGAAAGTTTTAGTTTTTCCTGGGCCAATGGTTtccaaagataaaaaagaaagcttaTTTTATAAGGTCCTGGAGCCAGGTCataatactttatttttatttttgtgaaggATCACATGGGCAAgttgaaatatgtgttttttaTTCCGTCAACGATCGAGAAACAATATAAGGTCAAGCCAATGGAGAGCGTTGTTGTATTAGCCAATCATCAAGACGATATTAAGGGGAAGGTGCATGGAGCTGGATGGCACCGAAGTTACTTGAGTAATCGCCTTAACTTGAAaaattagtaaatattttaagGTAATATTCcaaaactagttttttttttttttgataacatCATACTTTCATTCACCTTCAAGGGAAAGATGGAACATGATTACAAAGAGGTCTAACGACCAATCCATTTGAGCTCTCACCAAGCTCTAAAGATTCCCTAGCTAGACCGTGAGCAAACTGGTTGCCACTACTCCTCCTAACAAAAGTCACCTTCCACTGGGACAAGTTGGACAGAACCATCCTAGTATCTAACAAAACCATGCCAACTCTATCCCACCTCTCAGAAAGGTGGTTGATCCCTGCCACAATCTGGAGAGCATCTCCTTCCAGAACAACCGAGCTCAATCCCAGGTCCCTTGCCATGGAAGCTGCATGAAAGGCTCCCAATGCTTCAGCCAACACAGGTTCAGCCAAGCAGGAAACAGAGAGCTTCTTAGTGGCCAAAGTGGAACCTTCATGGTCTCGGGCCACTAGACCTATTCCAACCCTGCCCTGTCCCACACTCACTGCGGCATCCCAATTTATTTTTACCCAACTGATGGAGGAGGGGTCCATCTCGAGGGGTGAATAGAGGCCACTTGAGGTTTAACCTTCCTACTAGCTTGAGCTGACTTGTACTCTTCTAAGTACTGGGTTGCTTGCCTCAGTAGAAAGTTTGGGTGCAAGAAAGACCCTTCAAACAGCAATTTGTTCCTTCTTAACCAAATGTTCCTTGCAATGACTGAAAACATGTCAAGTAAATCCCTTTTGCACTGTAGGATGAGTCGTTCATACAACTCTTTGAAGCTGGCCTCCCTCAAAgagcttttttgaaaaaagatatGGCCTTGACTCCAAACATCCATGGCTGAGCTACAGCTCCATAGAGCATGGATGGTGGTTTCCTCTTCTCTGCAGCAGATGGGGCACAAAGGTGAGTCCAGTACCTTCTTCTTGAACAGGTTGAGCATGGTGGGAAGAGCCTCAAGGCATGCACGCCATAGGAAAGTTTTAGTGGAACTAGGGACCTGCATCTTCCAGCATTCAGTCCAGCTTCTCTGAGTCTGTGCCCCTCCTGATGATTGACCTCTAAGCATTTCGATAGCctctttttgcatatgataagCGCTTTTGACAGTGAAAGAACCATCTTTGGTGCCCAGCCAAATTAGTTTATCTTCAATACCCGAGGAGCTAATGGGAATTTTAAGTACCATAGCAGCTGTATCTGGGTCAAAAACCTCTGAGATCAAACCTCTATCCCATTGTCTAGTCTCACTGTTAATCAGTCTTTCCACTTTATCATCCTCCTGGAGAATCTGAACTGGAGATTGGACCGTGTATGTAGTAGGTTGAGGCAGCCACCTGTCTTTCCATATTCTAGTTCTAGAGCCATTTCCAATGCGCCACAATGAGCCTTTATTCAGCAGACCCTTTGCTGCACAGAAGCTTCTCCATATGAAGGAAGGTCTATTTCCCACTTTGGCTTGGAAGAAGTCATGTTGTGGATGATACTTCAATTTCAGAACTTGAGCAGCTAGAGAATTTGGGTATTGAACAagtctccacccttgttttgccAGCAATGCCAAATTAAAAACCTCAAGGTCTCTAAATCCCAACCCTCCTGTGGCTTTCGATCTACTCATCTGACCCCAAGACACCCAGTGTACCTTTCTTTCATTATGTAGATGGCCCCACCAGAAGTGTTGCATAATTCTGTTTATATCACTTAGCAAAGCTTTGGGCATTTTGAAGACCCCCATGCAATAAGTAGGGAGGGCCTGTACCACAGCCTTAAGAAGAATTTCCTTGCCTGCATGTGAGAGGAACTTATTTTTCCAGTTTCCCACTCTTGCTTTGATTCTATCGATAATGCTCTTGAAGGAAGCCTTCTTGGATCTACCTATGAGAGCTGGTAGGCCAAGGTACTTTTCATAGCAAGATGAAGATCTGGTACCTGCAAGGCTTAAGATGTATTCTTTTGTAGCTGTTTTAGTGTTTGGGCTAAAAAAGATAgaggtttttgttttatttagctTCTGGCCAAATGCTTCCTCATAGAGGTTTAACAGAAAATGGATAGAGGACCACTCCCTTGCATTAGCTCGACAGAATAGCAAGCTATCATCCGCGAAAAATAGATGGTTGATGCTGAGTTTCCCCCTGCTAATTGGAAAGCCATGGATCATTTTGGATTCTTTAGCATGGTTTAACAGACAGCTTAACACCTCAGCCACCAAAATAAACAagtagggagagagaggatcTCCCTGTCTAATGCCTCTAGAAGGATTGAAGCTGCCTAGTGACTTTCCATTAATAAGAATATCATAGGACACAGTAGAAACACATTGCATGATTAGACTAATCCATCTGCTATTGAAACCCATTTTTTCCATTACCTTCCTCAAGAActcccactccaccctatcataggccttgctcatgtctaacTTGATAGCCATATAGCCTTGCTGCCCTTTGCCTTTAGTGGACATTGAGTGAAGAGTTTCGAAGGCTACAATGACATTATCAAGGATCATTCTCTCGGGTATAAAAGCACTCTGTGTAGGGGCAATGATGAGGGGAAGGATCTCCTTCAGCCTGTTGGATAGAACTTTTGAGACCACTTTGTAGATGACATTACAGAGGGAGATAGGCCTATAATCCAGTACTTTCTGAGGATTCTTAATTTTTGGAATTAAGACAATGAAGGTATTATTAATGGGAGAGATCTCACCACCTTCATTTAATATTTCCAGAACTGCTTTAGTGATATCCTCTCCTACAACTTCCCAATGAGACTGGTAAAATAAGGCTGGAAAGCCATCCGGGCCAGGAGCTCCCATAGGATTCATCTGAAAAAGAGCTGCCTTTATCTCTTCTGCTGTATACTGTTCGGTTAGCTTGGAATTCATCTCTCTATCAACCCTGTGATGGACGTGATTCAAACAGACATCCAAACCTCTTGGACTAGATGAGGTAAAAAGGTCTTGGAAATATTGGGAAAATACAGCAGATATTTCTCTCGGATCAGTGGTTTCAATGCCCCCatcctttataattttttggatttcattgtttttccTTCTCTGATTAGCACACCTGTGGAAGTATTTTGAGTTTCTGTCTCCATCTTTGAGCCAAGCCTGTTTTGCCCTCTGTTGCCACTTCAAATTCTCTTCCTCTAGAGCTTTGTCAATAGCCTTTTTTAGAGCCTTGATAGCTGCTGTATCTGACCCAGTGTTCGAGTCTTGTAACCTGGACAGTAGTTTCATATCAGTCTGGATGTCCCTCCTTTCCTTCCTTAGAATTGAACTCCATTGATTTAGAGAGTCCTTACATCTCCTAAGCTTTCTCA
This genomic interval from Carya illinoinensis cultivar Pawnee chromosome 10, C.illinoinensisPawnee_v1, whole genome shotgun sequence contains the following:
- the LOC122278531 gene encoding transcription factor MYB8-like, coding for MTNTSDGEKMPGRSRASWSPEEDQRLKAYIKRYGIWNWSKMAEAADLTRSGRSCRLRWMNYLRPDIKRGCFSHEDQETILKWHELLGNRWSTIAAKLPGRTDNEIKNYWHAHLKKLSKKNSSSTTISEMVKTSEEVEANKNDSSGNQDLLLSDSPKVPNMGGIKGIPTSPQIYMSTNIDVSSSSSTDPPVEDVRNQCLIGHDEINFSSSNASEIIQSIWEQPYFSFQDIFMPETDPGIMAPTTARCPQEPMYSDVCYDADYDFGSINDQCE